One part of the Moorena sp. SIOASIH genome encodes these proteins:
- a CDS encoding DUF362 domain-containing protein has product MQTVSLIHADSYNRQLLRASLKRLLEPLGGMSAFVKKGNSVLLKPNLLTAGRPGKECITRPEIVYCVAQLVKEAGGKPFFGDSPAFGSARGVAKANGYLPMMAELDIPIVEFHGKGYETASETFNHLRLSKEAMNADVVINLPKVKSHTQLTLTMGVKNLFGCVPGKMKAWWHMEAGKDETRFGEMLVETARAINPQLTIIDGIIGQEGNGPIGGEPRHLGILGASEDVFALDRSIVEILNVEPALVPTLAAQKRLGLLPDLAEIDFPYHRPLEIQVRDWKLPDTMTPIDFGMPRVIRSTFKHLYIRLIKEPINAYGKS; this is encoded by the coding sequence ATGCAAACTGTTAGTTTAATTCATGCTGATTCCTATAATAGACAACTCTTACGAGCTTCCTTGAAAAGGCTGCTAGAACCTTTGGGAGGGATGAGTGCTTTTGTTAAGAAAGGTAATTCGGTTCTGCTTAAACCTAATTTACTTACTGCTGGTCGTCCTGGTAAAGAATGTATCACTCGCCCTGAAATTGTTTACTGCGTGGCTCAACTAGTCAAAGAAGCTGGGGGTAAACCCTTTTTCGGAGATAGCCCAGCCTTTGGGAGTGCTAGGGGTGTGGCTAAGGCGAACGGCTATCTGCCAATGATGGCAGAACTTGATATCCCTATTGTCGAATTCCACGGCAAGGGTTATGAAACTGCTAGCGAAACCTTTAATCATCTGCGTTTGTCTAAAGAGGCCATGAATGCGGATGTGGTGATTAACCTACCGAAGGTGAAATCCCACACGCAGTTGACCCTGACCATGGGGGTGAAGAATTTATTCGGTTGTGTTCCGGGAAAAATGAAAGCCTGGTGGCATATGGAAGCGGGTAAGGATGAGACACGCTTTGGGGAAATGCTGGTGGAAACAGCACGGGCGATTAATCCGCAGTTGACTATCATTGATGGCATTATAGGTCAGGAAGGGAATGGTCCGATTGGTGGTGAACCCAGACATTTGGGAATCTTAGGAGCATCGGAGGATGTCTTTGCTCTCGATCGCTCAATAGTGGAAATTCTCAATGTTGAGCCAGCCCTGGTTCCTACCCTAGCAGCTCAAAAACGGCTAGGGTTGTTGCCAGACTTAGCAGAGATTGACTTTCCTTACCATCGACCTCTAGAAATCCAAGTGAGGGATTGGAAACTACCTGATACTATGACACCGATTGATTTTGGTATGCCTCGAGTAATTAGGTCTACCTTTAAGCATTTATATATCCGGCTTATCAAAGAGCCAATTAATGCTTATGGTAAAAGCTAG
- a CDS encoding NfeD family protein, with protein MINVQAPDSILFPQPGVGKVERTITPTKPGRVKFKATYWPARLCDHDSQVTLVPDDQVTVLGRHGITLLVVPAGYISPGNSPEDEPGVEEASESQSLGFTQKLSSVFAKLWR; from the coding sequence ATGATTAATGTACAGGCTCCTGATTCCATCCTATTTCCACAACCAGGCGTTGGCAAAGTAGAACGTACCATTACCCCGACCAAGCCTGGGCGAGTCAAATTTAAAGCCACATACTGGCCCGCCCGGTTATGTGATCATGATTCCCAAGTTACCCTTGTGCCTGATGACCAAGTGACTGTGCTGGGCCGACACGGGATTACGTTGCTGGTGGTTCCTGCAGGCTATATTTCCCCTGGCAATTCACCAGAGGATGAACCGGGGGTTGAAGAAGCTAGTGAATCCCAGAGCTTGGGATTCACTCAAAAACTGAGCTCAGTTTTTGCAAAACTGTGGCGCTAG
- a CDS encoding DUF6391 domain-containing protein, producing the protein MSDSASLNTSNFWDFDFTAPQPSQDTDLLRQLNFVPGLKEILMVRQVHALEHATVWVLSQRYGASGAGSTLSTPPSDNNSIGGLSTDQGFYLYGQVNLADLRRAVPTALQRLTRGEWDMAIHPRCGTNLSVAVFLGAGLGLAVHLLLPRGPIEQLLGLGFAAVAATQLTPDLGNLAQRYLTTAIPFNLAIVDIRETSDIWGRPAHFVQMRWID; encoded by the coding sequence ATGAGTGATTCTGCTTCCCTAAACACCAGTAACTTTTGGGACTTTGATTTTACAGCCCCTCAACCGAGCCAGGATACGGATTTGCTGAGGCAGCTGAATTTCGTTCCAGGGTTAAAAGAGATTCTCATGGTGCGTCAGGTTCATGCTCTGGAACACGCTACTGTATGGGTTCTAAGTCAGCGCTATGGTGCTAGTGGTGCTGGTTCAACCCTAAGCACTCCTCCATCAGATAATAATTCTATAGGAGGACTATCAACTGACCAAGGATTTTATCTCTATGGTCAGGTAAATTTGGCTGACTTGAGACGAGCAGTACCAACTGCCCTACAGCGACTGACTCGGGGAGAATGGGATATGGCTATCCACCCCCGGTGCGGCACGAATCTCTCAGTAGCAGTGTTTTTAGGTGCTGGACTAGGGTTGGCAGTTCATCTGTTACTGCCGCGAGGACCGATTGAACAACTGTTGGGTCTTGGCTTTGCAGCGGTGGCTGCTACTCAACTAACACCTGATTTGGGCAACTTAGCCCAACGGTACTTAACTACTGCCATTCCTTTTAACCTGGCGATTGTAGACATTAGGGAAACATCTGATATCTGGGGACGTCCAGCCCATTTTGTCCAGATGCGATGGATTGACTAG
- a CDS encoding pentapeptide repeat-containing protein yields MVESISTNNNNQPNNTPEHEDINNDDITEAELPKQESIQRYQEVIYQFFLKGVNGNYPETVLLDFKQLFISCEMTANLEVNKALLEIILHNDYQVFANTFKRACYIVINNWYSQRNLNYITKLIKSLETIQNQTKNSFSQLVNRQRNWLVSFINSDEYNQLKLFNEINSNAKRDYWSSRYASYLLVPQYLDHKNPIEQRKIAIDIAKQLKDKFTFDLARYTVHYNSPVLKPEDTYNPTNIGNEVIDIIKKIESKQLWSNYNYQARIFVKQIKNLNYRDFKQSLKKYLLIYVHNHKSLAIVNSKISQKIDQLYIDYNQSTITLDLILRTCRRLVELFTTEDSQEPSPLFILLTTQEYPLTIVSILLKIVLICKYVKAHLDVCIAKLIRYYENSPEQECKWFINFLDIFNIVIEIYTQNIQYNLIKIEDNQPDNPRVISSDSYRVFPQLKGSDLRGTNLSGADLRNTKLRAADLRGANLSGANLSQADLSLAKLSGANLSGANLSGVKLITADLNSADLSSTNLSGADLRRTNLQQANLSNASLNESNLLHADLQNADLSDANLSGASLQNAKLSGVNLSGANLNRADLRHTKLNHANLSGANLKQANLNNANLCQANLCQAKLNHSNLNHVNLDGANLTQAHLRGASLNYASLRKTNLSYAQLSHAQLSYGDLSGSELSYAQLRHVDLTNADLSQTNLMDTNLFGSNLHKANVQGAKFWYNAVLPDQIKPELEQRGAIFIVNG; encoded by the coding sequence ATGGTAGAGAGCATCTCAACGAACAACAATAATCAGCCCAATAATACCCCCGAACATGAGGATATTAATAATGATGATATTACTGAAGCTGAACTCCCGAAGCAAGAAAGCATTCAGCGTTATCAAGAAGTCATATATCAGTTTTTTTTGAAGGGGGTAAATGGAAATTATCCAGAAACCGTTTTGTTGGACTTTAAGCAATTGTTCATCTCTTGTGAAATGACGGCAAACCTAGAGGTAAATAAAGCGTTATTGGAAATTATTTTACACAACGATTATCAGGTATTTGCCAATACATTTAAGCGAGCATGCTATATAGTAATCAATAATTGGTATTCTCAACGAAACCTAAACTATATTACCAAATTAATCAAGAGTCTTGAAACTATTCAAAATCAAACAAAAAATAGCTTTTCTCAACTAGTTAATCGTCAGAGAAATTGGCTAGTGAGTTTTATTAACAGTGATGAGTATAATCAACTCAAGCTTTTTAATGAAATCAATTCAAATGCCAAGAGAGATTATTGGAGTTCTCGCTATGCGTCTTATTTATTAGTTCCTCAATATCTTGATCATAAAAATCCCATAGAACAGCGAAAAATTGCTATAGATATAGCCAAGCAATTAAAAGACAAATTTACATTTGATCTAGCTAGGTATACAGTTCACTATAATTCTCCTGTCTTAAAACCTGAAGACACTTATAATCCGACCAATATAGGAAACGAAGTTATTGATATTATTAAAAAAATTGAATCTAAACAGCTATGGTCTAATTACAATTACCAAGCCCGTATTTTTGTCAAGCAAATTAAAAATCTGAATTATAGAGACTTTAAGCAAAGTCTGAAAAAATATTTATTAATTTACGTACATAATCATAAATCCTTAGCCATAGTAAATAGCAAAATTTCTCAAAAAATCGATCAACTCTACATTGACTATAACCAATCAACTATAACCCTTGACTTAATTCTGCGCACCTGCAGAAGATTAGTCGAGCTTTTTACGACTGAAGATAGCCAGGAACCATCTCCTCTATTTATTTTACTAACAACTCAAGAATACCCGCTTACTATTGTTAGTATTTTGCTCAAAATTGTTTTAATTTGTAAGTACGTCAAAGCTCATCTAGACGTTTGTATTGCTAAACTAATTCGCTATTACGAAAACTCTCCAGAGCAAGAGTGTAAGTGGTTTATAAATTTTTTGGATATTTTCAATATTGTTATAGAAATTTACACTCAAAATATTCAATATAATCTCATTAAAATTGAAGATAATCAGCCAGATAATCCGAGGGTTATTTCTTCGGATAGCTATAGAGTATTTCCCCAATTAAAAGGGTCTGACCTGCGTGGTACTAATCTTAGTGGTGCCGATTTACGTAATACGAAATTAAGGGCTGCTGACCTGCGTGGTGCTAATCTTAGTGGTGCCAATTTAAGTCAGGCTGACTTAAGCCTTGCCAAACTCAGTGGTGCTAACTTAAGCGGTGCTAATCTTAGTGGTGTCAAGTTAATCACAGCTGACCTGAATAGTGCTGATTTGAGTAGTACCAACCTAAGCGGTGCTGATTTACGTCGTACTAATTTACAGCAAGCAAATCTAAGCAATGCCAGTTTGAACGAGAGTAATCTGCTTCATGCTGACTTACAAAATGCTGATTTGAGCGATGCTAACCTAAGTGGTGCTAGTCTGCAAAATGCCAAACTCAGTGGGGTCAACCTTAGTGGTGCTAACCTTAATCGAGCTGACTTACGCCATACTAAGCTCAATCATGCCAACCTCAGCGGTGCCAACTTGAAGCAAGCTAACCTGAACAACGCTAACCTGTGTCAAGCCAACCTGTGTCAAGCCAAGCTAAACCATAGCAATCTCAATCACGTAAACTTAGATGGTGCTAACCTCACTCAGGCTCACCTGCGTGGTGCTTCTCTGAATTATGCTAGCTTAAGGAAGACTAACCTTAGCTATGCTCAATTAAGTCATGCTCAGTTGAGTTATGGAGACCTCAGTGGTAGTGAACTCAGTTATGCTCAACTGCGTCACGTAGATCTGACTAATGCTGACTTGAGTCAGACAAATTTGATGGATACTAACCTATTTGGTAGTAATCTTCATAAAGCCAATGTCCAAGGTGCTAAATTTTGGTATAACGCAGTTTTGCCCGATCAAATTAAACCTGAGCTAGAACAGCGAGGAGCTATATTTATTGTTAATGGTTAA
- the ispG gene encoding (E)-4-hydroxy-3-methylbut-2-enyl-diphosphate synthase, translating into MQTLSTPQRAATLPAFDTTIHRRQTRPVRVANVTIGGGYPVVVQSMINEDTLDIDGSVAAIRRLHEIGCEIVRVTVPSMAHAKALAQIKEKLAATYQAVPLVADVHHNGMKIALEVAKHVDKVRINPGLYVFEKPKANRSEYTEAEFEEIGEKIRETLEPLVISLRDQGKAMRIGVNHGSLAERMLFTYGDTPEGMVESALEFIRICESLDFRNLVISLKASRVPVMLAAYRLMVRRMNQLGMDYPLHLGVTEAGDGEYGRIKSTAGIATLLAEGIGDTIRVSLTEAPEKEIPVCYSILQALGLRKTMVEYVACPSCGRTLFNLEEVLNKVREATKHLTGLDIAVMGCIVNGPGEMADADYGYVGKQAGYISLYRGKEEIKKVPEDQGVQELINLIKADGRWVDP; encoded by the coding sequence ATGCAAACTCTAAGCACACCTCAAAGGGCTGCTACACTACCAGCTTTCGATACTACTATCCACCGCCGTCAAACCCGCCCTGTCAGAGTGGCTAATGTCACTATTGGCGGGGGATACCCGGTGGTGGTGCAATCGATGATTAATGAAGATACCTTAGATATCGATGGTTCCGTTGCTGCTATTCGCCGCTTGCACGAGATTGGTTGCGAGATTGTCCGTGTCACTGTACCGAGTATGGCACATGCTAAGGCTCTAGCCCAAATCAAAGAGAAACTAGCAGCGACCTATCAAGCGGTGCCTCTAGTAGCTGATGTCCATCACAATGGCATGAAAATTGCTCTGGAAGTTGCCAAGCATGTGGATAAGGTACGGATTAATCCAGGATTGTATGTTTTTGAAAAGCCCAAAGCTAATCGCAGTGAATACACTGAAGCTGAATTTGAGGAAATTGGGGAAAAAATTCGGGAAACCCTAGAACCCCTGGTCATTTCCCTCCGTGACCAAGGGAAAGCTATGCGCATCGGAGTGAACCACGGTTCCCTAGCGGAACGGATGCTGTTTACCTACGGTGATACCCCAGAAGGGATGGTGGAATCTGCTCTGGAATTTATTCGTATCTGTGAATCCCTAGATTTCCGCAATTTGGTGATCTCCCTGAAGGCTTCACGGGTACCTGTGATGCTAGCCGCCTATCGCTTAATGGTAAGGCGGATGAATCAGTTGGGGATGGATTACCCGTTGCATTTGGGTGTTACTGAAGCTGGGGATGGGGAATATGGACGGATTAAGTCTACGGCTGGTATTGCTACTCTGCTAGCTGAGGGGATTGGTGATACGATTCGTGTCTCTCTTACGGAAGCCCCAGAAAAAGAGATTCCTGTTTGCTACAGTATTCTGCAAGCTCTGGGATTGCGGAAAACTATGGTGGAGTATGTGGCTTGTCCGTCCTGTGGTCGTACTTTATTTAATTTAGAGGAGGTGCTCAATAAGGTTCGGGAAGCTACTAAACACCTCACTGGCTTAGATATTGCGGTGATGGGGTGTATTGTTAATGGCCCTGGGGAAATGGCTGATGCTGACTATGGTTATGTGGGTAAGCAAGCAGGCTATATTTCTCTGTATCGCGGTAAGGAGGAAATTAAAAAGGTACCTGAAGATCAAGGAGTACAGGAATTGATTAATTTAATTAAAGCTGATGGTCGCTGGGTGGATCCTTGA
- a CDS encoding Uma2 family endonuclease → MTVANNSEATAEVNVMAESESIIIPPCDLWSDEPPLESDRHRDQIELLLACLKWWWRERSDFYATGNLTIYFSPEHITTRDFRGPDFFVVLGTENRPRKSWVVWAEQGKYPNVIIELLSNSTAKVDKGLKKILYQDTFRTPEYFWFHPDTLDFQGFRLMGGQYQPLDPNTQGWLWSQQLELFLGVHNSQLRFFSGDQQLVPTPDERAQAAQQQAQAERQQRELAEKRVEELLARLKELGDQSDA, encoded by the coding sequence ATGACCGTTGCCAATAATTCAGAAGCCACTGCGGAAGTCAATGTAATGGCTGAGTCAGAAAGTATTATCATTCCACCATGTGATTTATGGAGTGATGAACCCCCCTTGGAAAGCGATCGCCATCGAGATCAAATTGAGCTGTTACTCGCTTGCCTGAAGTGGTGGTGGCGAGAACGAAGCGACTTCTATGCTACAGGGAATCTCACTATCTATTTCAGTCCTGAGCATATTACCACCAGAGACTTTAGAGGACCCGACTTTTTTGTAGTACTCGGTACGGAAAATCGACCCCGCAAAAGTTGGGTAGTATGGGCAGAACAAGGAAAATATCCCAATGTGATTATTGAACTGCTCTCTAACAGTACAGCTAAAGTTGACAAGGGATTAAAGAAAATCCTCTACCAAGATACTTTCAGGACACCAGAATATTTCTGGTTTCACCCCGATACCCTCGATTTCCAGGGATTTCGCCTGATGGGAGGCCAGTATCAACCCCTCGACCCTAATACTCAGGGGTGGCTGTGGAGTCAGCAGTTGGAATTATTTTTAGGTGTGCATAATTCCCAGCTACGGTTTTTCAGTGGAGATCAGCAATTGGTCCCAACACCAGACGAGAGAGCTCAAGCTGCTCAACAACAAGCTCAAGCTGAACGGCAACAAAGAGAACTCGCAGAAAAGCGGGTAGAGGAATTGCTCGCTAGACTCAAAGAGTTAGGTGATCAGTCAGATGCTTGA
- the carB gene encoding carbamoyl-phosphate synthase large subunit, translated as MPRRDDIHKILLLGSGPIVIGQACEFDYSGTQACKALREEGYEVVLVNSNPASIMTDPETADRTYIEPLTPEIVEKVIEKEQPCALLPTMGGQTALNIAVDLAKNGVLEKHGVELIGAKLEAIEKAEDRQLFKEAMERIGVGVCPSGIANNLKEAKAIAQQIGSYPLIIRPAFTLGGSGGGIAYNKEEYETMAQGGLDASPVSQILVEKSLLGWKEYELEVMRDLADNVVIICSIENVDPMGIHTGDSITVAPAQTLTDKEYQRLRDYSIKIIREIGVETGGSNIQFAVNPINGQVIVIEMNPRVSRSSALASKATGFPIAKFAAKLAVGYTLDEIPNDITKQTPASFEPTIDYVVTKVPRFAFEKFPGSKPILTTQMKSVGEAMAIGRTFLESFQKALRSLETGRFGWGCDRKEKLPSLEQVRYGLRTPNPERIFTVGHGLMLGMTLEEVQELTGIDPWFLDKLAELLETSKFLKRTPLETLNKEQLWAVKRQGFSDRQIAFATKTSEDEVREYRKHLGVVPAYKLVDTCAAEFEAFTPYYYSTYEEESEVMPSDRRKVMILGGGPNRIGQGIEFDYCCCHASYALSKQGFETIMVNSNPETVSTDYDTSDRLYFEPLTKEDVLNIIEAENPEGIIVQFGGQTPLKLAVPLQEALKVSRLKVGNQQLVTQIWGTSPDSIDVAEDRERFEKILRKLDIKQPPNGIARSYGEALEVAKRISYPVVVRPSYVLGGRAMEIVYSDEDLKRYMKFAVQVEPEHPILIDKFLENAVEVDVDAIADHTGQVVIGGIMEHIEQAGIHSGDSACSLPHTSLTPLALETMRTWTYQLAKALKVVGLMNIQFAVQGETVYILEANPRASRTVPYVSKATGVPLAGLASRVMSGETLESLGFTEEASPKHIAVKEAVLPFEKFPGTDTLLGPEMRSTGEVMGIDTDFGKAFAKAELAAGQRLPLSGTVFVSTNHRDKQNVVPVAKDLIELGFELVATDGTRKVLQEHGLDVELVLKLHEGRPHVLDWIKNQKIQLIINTPSGEDAYADGLLIRRTALGYKIPIVTTIASAKATAAAIRSLQSQPLGVKALQDYITN; from the coding sequence ATGCCCCGCCGCGACGATATTCACAAAATCTTGCTCCTCGGTTCTGGTCCGATTGTGATTGGACAAGCCTGTGAATTTGACTATTCCGGGACTCAGGCTTGTAAGGCACTCCGGGAAGAAGGCTATGAAGTGGTACTGGTAAACTCTAATCCAGCTAGTATCATGACTGACCCGGAAACGGCTGACCGTACCTACATCGAGCCCCTAACTCCAGAAATCGTCGAGAAGGTGATCGAAAAAGAGCAACCATGTGCTTTACTGCCAACCATGGGGGGTCAGACGGCTTTGAATATTGCGGTTGACCTAGCTAAGAATGGGGTGTTGGAAAAGCATGGAGTGGAGCTAATTGGGGCAAAGCTAGAGGCGATAGAAAAGGCTGAAGACCGCCAGTTGTTCAAGGAAGCAATGGAAAGGATTGGGGTAGGGGTCTGTCCTTCGGGAATTGCGAATAATCTCAAGGAGGCTAAAGCGATCGCACAACAAATCGGCTCTTACCCGTTGATTATTCGCCCGGCTTTTACCCTGGGGGGTAGTGGTGGTGGTATTGCCTATAACAAAGAAGAATACGAAACAATGGCTCAGGGGGGTTTGGATGCTTCGCCAGTGTCTCAAATCCTGGTGGAAAAGTCTTTGTTGGGCTGGAAGGAGTATGAGTTAGAGGTGATGCGAGATTTGGCAGATAATGTAGTGATTATCTGCTCCATTGAAAATGTTGACCCGATGGGGATTCATACTGGGGATTCGATTACTGTTGCTCCCGCTCAAACCCTGACGGATAAGGAATACCAACGGTTGCGGGATTACTCGATTAAAATTATTCGGGAGATTGGGGTTGAAACCGGGGGGTCAAATATTCAGTTTGCTGTGAATCCCATCAATGGCCAGGTCATTGTAATTGAGATGAATCCTCGGGTTTCCCGCAGTTCTGCCCTAGCCTCGAAAGCAACAGGGTTCCCGATTGCTAAGTTTGCTGCTAAATTAGCGGTGGGGTATACCCTCGATGAAATTCCCAACGATATTACTAAACAAACTCCTGCTTCCTTTGAACCAACTATTGACTATGTGGTAACTAAGGTACCCCGGTTTGCCTTTGAGAAGTTTCCCGGTAGTAAACCAATCCTTACGACTCAGATGAAGTCAGTGGGAGAAGCGATGGCGATTGGACGGACCTTTCTCGAATCGTTTCAGAAAGCGTTGCGCTCCCTGGAAACTGGACGGTTTGGGTGGGGATGCGATCGCAAAGAGAAGCTGCCATCTCTCGAACAAGTGCGCTATGGTTTACGAACCCCGAATCCAGAACGTATTTTCACGGTGGGTCATGGTTTGATGCTAGGGATGACCCTAGAAGAAGTACAGGAACTCACAGGAATTGACCCCTGGTTTTTGGATAAATTGGCGGAATTGCTGGAAACCTCAAAATTCCTCAAACGTACCCCATTGGAAACTTTGAACAAAGAGCAGTTATGGGCAGTCAAACGTCAGGGATTTAGCGATCGCCAAATTGCTTTTGCTACCAAGACCTCGGAAGATGAGGTGCGTGAATACCGTAAGCATCTAGGAGTAGTACCAGCGTATAAGCTAGTAGATACCTGTGCAGCAGAGTTTGAGGCATTTACACCTTATTACTACTCCACTTATGAAGAAGAGTCGGAAGTAATGCCTTCGGATCGGCGGAAGGTGATGATTTTAGGTGGGGGACCAAACCGGATTGGTCAAGGAATTGAGTTTGACTATTGCTGTTGTCATGCATCTTATGCTCTGAGTAAGCAGGGATTTGAGACAATCATGGTCAATTCCAACCCAGAGACAGTTTCTACAGATTATGATACAAGCGATCGCTTATATTTTGAGCCCCTGACCAAAGAGGATGTACTCAATATTATTGAGGCGGAAAATCCGGAAGGGATTATTGTTCAATTTGGGGGACAGACACCGCTTAAGTTAGCAGTCCCGTTGCAAGAAGCCTTGAAGGTTAGCAGGTTGAAGGTTGGCAACCAACAACTGGTAACCCAAATTTGGGGAACTTCCCCCGACTCAATCGACGTAGCTGAGGATCGGGAGCGGTTTGAGAAGATTTTGCGGAAGTTAGATATTAAGCAGCCACCCAATGGAATTGCTCGCAGTTATGGGGAAGCACTAGAGGTGGCGAAGCGGATTAGTTATCCAGTGGTGGTGCGTCCGTCTTATGTGTTGGGGGGACGGGCTATGGAAATTGTCTATTCCGATGAAGATTTGAAACGCTACATGAAGTTTGCGGTGCAGGTGGAACCAGAGCATCCGATTCTGATAGATAAGTTTTTGGAGAATGCAGTAGAGGTAGATGTGGATGCGATCGCAGATCACACTGGTCAGGTAGTGATTGGTGGCATCATGGAACACATCGAACAGGCGGGGATTCACTCCGGAGACTCCGCTTGTTCTTTACCCCACACCTCTCTAACACCCCTTGCTTTGGAAACTATGCGCACTTGGACCTACCAGCTGGCTAAAGCCCTGAAGGTGGTGGGGTTGATGAATATTCAATTTGCGGTGCAAGGGGAAACCGTTTACATTCTCGAAGCCAATCCCAGAGCATCCCGAACAGTTCCCTATGTGTCCAAGGCAACAGGGGTACCCCTGGCCGGGTTAGCATCTAGGGTTATGTCCGGTGAGACCTTGGAATCCCTTGGGTTTACTGAAGAAGCTAGCCCTAAGCACATTGCAGTCAAAGAAGCGGTATTGCCCTTTGAGAAATTTCCTGGTACAGACACCCTCCTCGGACCAGAAATGCGTTCTACTGGGGAAGTAATGGGGATTGACACAGATTTTGGGAAGGCATTTGCCAAAGCAGAATTAGCAGCTGGTCAGCGTTTACCCCTGTCTGGCACAGTGTTCGTTTCTACTAATCACCGAGACAAGCAAAATGTAGTACCAGTGGCGAAAGACTTAATCGAGTTGGGTTTCGAGTTAGTGGCAACGGATGGGACTCGCAAGGTGCTGCAAGAGCATGGACTAGATGTGGAGTTGGTGTTAAAACTCCATGAAGGACGTCCCCATGTTTTGGATTGGATTAAGAATCAAAAGATTCAGCTAATTATTAATACCCCTTCTGGAGAAGATGCCTATGCCGATGGGCTGTTAATTCGTCGAACCGCATTAGGCTATAAGATTCCGATTGTGACTACAATTGCTAGTGCTAAAGCAACAGCAGCCGCAATTCGTTCACTACAGTCGCAACCACTGGGAGTTAAAGCTCTACAGGATTATATCACGAATTAG
- a CDS encoding DUF29 domain-containing protein, protein MDKPSLYQHDFYAWTQQQAQALKHKQFSELDWQHLEEEIQALGRQEYRELVSCLCVLLGHLLKWEYQPENRSRSWFLSIREQRRAIKRHLRQNPSLKSRRSEAMMDGYEAGIDLALRETNLPLRTFPEACLYSFDEVIQDTFLCDTSEDWEN, encoded by the coding sequence ATGGATAAACCTTCCCTATACCAGCATGACTTCTATGCTTGGACTCAGCAGCAAGCCCAAGCACTGAAGCACAAGCAATTTTCTGAGCTTGATTGGCAGCATCTGGAGGAAGAAATACAAGCTTTGGGAAGACAGGAATATCGGGAATTAGTAAGTTGCCTTTGCGTTTTGCTTGGTCATCTGCTTAAGTGGGAGTATCAGCCAGAGAATCGTAGCCGCAGTTGGTTTTTGAGTATTCGAGAGCAACGTCGGGCAATTAAACGGCATTTACGGCAAAACCCCAGCTTAAAGTCTCGCCGGTCGGAAGCAATGATGGATGGCTATGAAGCAGGTATTGACTTAGCGTTGCGGGAAACTAATTTGCCACTACGAACGTTCCCAGAAGCTTGTCTTTATTCCTTTGATGAGGTGATTCAGGATACTTTTTTGTGTGATACTAGCGAAGATTGGGAAAATTAG